In Myotis daubentonii chromosome 16, mMyoDau2.1, whole genome shotgun sequence, one DNA window encodes the following:
- the GAST gene encoding gastrin — translation MQRLCVQALILALALAAFSEASWKPRSQLQDAPSGPGAKRALEARWPDQLGPAAHHQRQLRFPDPPHPVADLSKKQGPWLEEDEEAYGWMDFGRRSAEEGDQQP, via the exons ATGCAGCGGCTCTGTGTGCAAGCGCTGatcctggctctggctctggccgCCTTCTCGGAAGCCTCCTGGAAGCCCCGCTCCCAGCTGCAGGACGCACCCTCAGGCCCAGGGGCCAAGAGGGCCCTGGAGGCACGTTGGCCGGACCAGCTGGGCCCAGCCGCTCACCACCAAAGGCAGCTGAGGTTCCCGGATCCCCCGCACCcggtggcag ACCTGTCCAAGAAGCAGGGGCCGTGGCTGGAGGAAGATGAAGAAGCGTATGGATGGATGGACTTCGGCCGCCGCAGTGCTGAGGAAGGGGACCAACAGCCCTAG